Proteins found in one Kwoniella bestiolae CBS 10118 chromosome 1, complete sequence genomic segment:
- a CDS encoding 3-dehydroquinate dehydratase, type II gives MRDGKRSVLVINGPNLNLLGVREPHIYGSETLEDVINAGKAQAEAAGAHIDFFQSNWEGAVVDRIQAARTDGTDSIILNPGGWTHYSIAIRDALLGVAVPFIELHVANIHAREEWRHHSVFHDKATCVIMGCGVKGYEFAINMVLNHEKKFPAKESV, from the exons ATGAGGGACGGCAAACGCTCAGTGCTGGTCATCAACGGACCtaatctcaatctccttgGTGTTCGAGAGCCACACA TTTATGGCTCAGAGACACTCGAGGATGTGATCAACGCTGGAAAGGCTCAGGCCGAAGCTGCAGGAGCGCACATTGACTTCTTCCAAAG CAATTGGGAAGGAGCCGTTGTTGACCGGATCCAAGCCGCTAGGACTGATGGTACCGACAGTATCATTCTGAACCCTGGAGGCTGGACCCATTATTCGATCGCGATCCGAGATGCTCTGCTCGGCGTCGCCGTCCCTTTCATCGAG CTACATGTGGCCAACATCCATGCGAGGGAAGAATGGCGACACCACTCCGTGTTCCACGACAAAGCCACCTGTGTTATT ATGGGATGTGGTGTTAAGGGATACGAATTCGCCATCAACATGGTTTTGAACCACGAGAAGAAGTTCCCGGCGAAGGAATCTGTGTGA